The following are encoded together in the Pectobacterium punjabense genome:
- a CDS encoding DNA-3-methyladenine glycosylase I translates to MQRCGWVTQDTLYQDYHDNEWGKPCTDSQKLFELLCLEGQQAGLSWITVLKKRENYRRCFHQFNPEQVAKMTQDDVDRLVQDSSIIRHRGKIEAIITNAKVWVAMESQGESFADFIWSFVEHRPHLNHPVSLADVPAKTDVSDAMSKALKKRGFKFIGSTICYAFMQAGGLVNDHVIDCFCHQESAS, encoded by the coding sequence ATGCAACGCTGCGGCTGGGTTACACAAGACACCTTATATCAGGATTATCACGATAACGAGTGGGGGAAGCCCTGCACCGACAGCCAGAAACTATTCGAGCTACTGTGTCTGGAGGGCCAGCAGGCGGGCCTTTCCTGGATCACCGTCCTGAAAAAGCGCGAAAACTATCGCCGTTGCTTCCACCAGTTCAATCCTGAGCAGGTGGCGAAAATGACGCAGGATGACGTAGATCGATTAGTACAGGACAGCAGCATTATCCGCCATCGCGGGAAAATCGAAGCGATTATCACCAATGCAAAAGTGTGGGTGGCGATGGAAAGCCAAGGAGAGAGCTTCGCGGACTTCATTTGGTCTTTTGTCGAACACCGGCCACACCTCAACCATCCCGTTTCACTCGCAGACGTTCCCGCCAAAACGGACGTTTCAGATGCCATGTCCAAAGCCCTGAAGAAACGCGGCTTCAAATTTATCGGTTCGACTATCTGCTATGCCTTCATGCAGGCGGGCGGATTGGTCAACGACCATGTCATTGACTGTTTTTGTCATCAGGAAAGCGCGTCATGA
- a CDS encoding N-acetyltransferase, giving the protein MIRPYRSLDLAPLMQLWLKSTILAHPFIREDYWRESASAVREIYIPQSQTWVYEEQGSLIGFISVLEARFIGALFVEQAYYGKQIGTALIQHVQAQYPLLSLEVYQQNTRACRFYHKQGFVAVEENINQETQATALIMQWVNEGTANAVPSSSIGHL; this is encoded by the coding sequence ATGATCCGCCCTTATCGCAGCCTCGATCTTGCGCCGTTGATGCAACTCTGGTTAAAGAGCACTATTCTGGCGCATCCCTTTATCCGTGAAGATTACTGGCGAGAAAGCGCCAGTGCGGTACGCGAGATCTATATTCCCCAGTCACAAACCTGGGTTTATGAAGAACAAGGAAGCCTTATTGGCTTTATCAGCGTACTAGAAGCACGGTTTATCGGCGCGCTGTTTGTGGAACAAGCCTATTATGGAAAGCAGATTGGCACCGCGCTGATCCAACATGTTCAGGCGCAGTACCCCTTACTCAGTCTGGAAGTGTATCAACAGAATACACGCGCTTGCCGGTTCTATCATAAGCAGGGGTTTGTCGCCGTTGAGGAAAACATCAATCAGGAGACACAAGCTACGGCGCTGATCATGCAGTGGGTGAACGAGGGGACAGCAAATGCCGTTCCCTCTAGTTCAATCGGCCACCTCTGA